The following nucleotide sequence is from Phycisphaera sp..
AGAAGGAAAAGTGCGCCGTCTTCGGCATCTGGGCCGGCCCGTACGCCCAACTCAGCCCCGTGCATTCCGCCTATACCGCCCTGTACGCCCAGCAGCACCGCGGGCAGGAGTCCGCCGGCATCGCGACCACCGATGGCGGGAGCGGCGAGGCTGCCAAGGTCGGCATCACGGGACACACCGGCATGGGCCTGGTACCCGAGGTGTTCACGCCACGCGTGCTGTCGGCCATGGCGGCGAGCAATCCGGTCGCGGCCATCGGCCACAACCGCTACAGCACAACGGGCGCGAGCCTGTCGACCAATGCCCAGCCGCTGGTGCAGACCACCGCCAAGGGCCGCGTCGCGGTGGCCCACAACGGCAACCTGGTCAACGGCAACGCCCTGCGCCACGCCTTCGGCGAGAATGGCCACATCTTCCACACGTCGAGCGACACCGAGGTCATCATCCACCTGCTGGCCGCCCCCGAGCAGCAGCAGGCACCCGACCCGCTGGCCGCCACGCTCCGCCGCCTCCAGGGCGCGTACTCGCTGGTGATCCTGTTCGAAGACCGCATCGAGGCCGCTCGCGACCCTTGGGGTTGGCGACCCTTGGTACTGGGTGAGATGGCCGATGGCTCGCCCGTTGTCGCCAGTGAAACGGTGGCTCTGGATGTGCTGGGCGCGAAGCTAGTCAGGGAAGTCGAGCCGGGCGAGATCGTGACCCTCGACGCCCAGGGCGTCCGCAGCCGCCGCTTCGCCCCAGAGGCCGAGCCGACCGCCATGTGCGTCTTCGAGCACGTCTACTTTGCCAGCCCGGCCAGCAACGTCTTCGGCCAGAACGTCCAGACCTTCCGCGAGGATCTGGGCTCGGCCCTGTGGAACGAAGACCCCGCGATGCAGGCCAGCCCGGCCGACTACGTGATGCCCATGCCCGACTCGGGCCGCAGCGCCGCCAACGGCTACTCGCGGGCCAGCGGCATCCCCTACCGCGAGGCCATCGTACCCAACCGCTACGTCGGGCGCACGTTCATCAAGCCCACCCAGCAAGAACGCGAGACCGCTGTACGGTTGAAACTCAACGTCATCGCCGAGCTCGTGCGCGGCAAACGGGTGATCGTGGTCGACGACTCGGTCGTCCGCGGCACGACCACACGCCTCAAGATGCGGCAGATCTACGACGCCGGCGCGGCCGAGGTCCATCTGCGGATTAGCTGCCCGCCCATCCGCCATCCGTGCTTTTTCGGCGTTGACTTCGCCCACCGCGACCAGCTCATCGCCAACGGCCGCACGGTCGAGGACATCCGCGAGTACCTGGGCGTTGACAGCCTGCACTTCCTGTCCCTCAACGGAATGCTCGCCTGCGCCAAGCACGACCCCAAGCGGTACTGCACCGCCTGCTGGAGCGGCGACTACCGCATCGACGTCGAGCACCCGACGACCGACACGTTCGTGGAGCCCCAGCAGGAGCGCATGTTCGACATGGCACCCGTGCCGGCACCGGGCACCAACGGGCTCGGGCGGTAGGCGATGCGCGGGCGCGAGCATCGCCCGGCGATCCTCTTGCCGGTGCTGGTGTTCCTGTCGCTCGGCTTGGTGTGCGCGTACGCGTCGTCGGTGGTCACCGTGCTGATCCCCGATCGGGGCCAATTCACCCCACGAACAAGCTCACGCCATGACCTGGACGGCGACCAGTCGATCTACGTGTTCACGGTCCGGCGGCCGGGATACAGCCTCATGGCCGTGACGGGCCCGATTGAAAGCTACGCGGCCGACATGCTCGACGAGCAACGGAGCCAGCCAATCCCGCTGCGACCGGGCGACCCGCGGCCCGGTTGGCTGCGGCGGTCATCGATCGAAAACCCACAGAATTCCAGGGGCATCGCCGCGGGCTGGCCGTTCTTGTGCGTGTGGGGTCGCACCGATACCAACGTGAATCACGAACTGAGAAGTGTGCATACCGGCTTGTCGCACGTGACCGTCCGCAAGGCTCGTCGCGCGTTCCCGTGGCTACCGCTGCTGCCCGGTCTGATCGCGAACACGGTGATCTATGCGAGCCCGATGCTCATGCTGTGGTACGCGGGCGTGTGGGCGCACCGACGGTGGAGGCGATGGCGTGGGCGGTGCCCCAACTGCGCCTACCCAATGCAGAACGGCGTCGATCCATGCCCCGAATGCGGGATGCCGCTTCAGCCGACAGCGGCCGGTTCGAGCATCGACTCGGACACGTCCTCGACATCATCACGCCAGACCACCTCGACCTTGACATCGAAGAGCTCAAGCAAGGACGACAAGTGACGCGCGACGCTCCGCTTCGCCTCAGCAAGGTACTTGGGCTCCTTGCTCTCGTACAGCGTGGCCGCGTCGCGCTGGGCAGCAGCCATGAGTTCGGTCTGCCGCTCGGCGGTCATCGGGATCACGTCGAACAGGCCCAGCACGCGCCCGTGCTGGATGTCGTAGGGCGTGACATCCGAGAGGCGTAGCGTGCCGTCGATCTCGGGCAGCACCACGCGGAAGCGGTTGATGCCCACCTGCTCGATGTCGCCATCCTCGATACGGGTCAGATCGATGGAGTACTGCTTCTCGAAGTGGAAGATCATCGCGACCTTCGCCTGGCTGAGCAGCAGCGGGGGCATCCACTGAAAGCCGCGAGACGCGGTCGCGATCTCCTTGACCATCACCTCCAGGCCCACGAGCCGTCCTACCGAGCGCACACGCTCGGCCAGCACGATGGTCTGGTCGACCTTGCCCGGCTCTTCGAGCTTGCGCTTCCGCCCGGCGCGATGGCGCAGGACCGTGAAGATGGCCGCTGCCAGCAAGACCCCGGCGACGAAGGTAACGGCGATGAGGCCCAAAATTTCAAGAATGCCCATGTGATGTCCTTGGGAGAAAAAGCTCCAGCATTTCGATGGAGAGTGCTGGTGCTAGGAAGCGGCAGACCCTTCGGGGGTGCCCGCATCCATCGCCATCTCGAAGGGCCGCACCAGGAGATGCACGCCAGCCGCCGTCAGGATCATGAAGACCACGAACAGCACCAGAGCCGCGGCACTCGCCGTAAAACCACCCATAGAGAGCAACCATTCCCGGAACGGCTTCGCAGGCCCGATAAAACTCGACACCGCGATACCGCCGCCGAGCATAAGGAAGACCGAGCCCATCACGATCCGCCTCCAGCCATCCCGGCTCGGTCCGATTACCAGCCACGCGGCGTAGAGCCCCAGGGCACCGGCGATAACCAGGCGAACGCCCAGCATTGGCACGAGCAGCCCAGAGCCGAGCGTGCTGCGTCCCGCCACGGTGCTGAGGAAGCCGGACACGGCAATGCAGCCAGCAGCGGTCGCCAAGGCCATGGGCACGCTGGACTTCTGCTTGCCAATGCCAACCGCGACAGCGATGAGGCCACCACCGATCACGATCGGCTCGAACAGCAGCATGGCCCAGATCAGTTGGTCCACGGAGAAGCTGGCCAGGAACAGGCCTAACAGGCCCGATAACACTAAGGCGACTCCTCCGACGGTGATCGCTGGATTGGCCTTGCTCTTGCTGGGCATACGTTCATTATCGGCAGGATCTGCCGGCACATCCTGCTCAGAGTTGTCCATTCGGGGGAATCGCACTCG
It contains:
- the purF gene encoding amidophosphoribosyltransferase, whose translation is MPNDVPARLSLPVLNNTRKPTAPLLDLDIGEKKEKCAVFGIWAGPYAQLSPVHSAYTALYAQQHRGQESAGIATTDGGSGEAAKVGITGHTGMGLVPEVFTPRVLSAMAASNPVAAIGHNRYSTTGASLSTNAQPLVQTTAKGRVAVAHNGNLVNGNALRHAFGENGHIFHTSSDTEVIIHLLAAPEQQQAPDPLAATLRRLQGAYSLVILFEDRIEAARDPWGWRPLVLGEMADGSPVVASETVALDVLGAKLVREVEPGEIVTLDAQGVRSRRFAPEAEPTAMCVFEHVYFASPASNVFGQNVQTFREDLGSALWNEDPAMQASPADYVMPMPDSGRSAANGYSRASGIPYREAIVPNRYVGRTFIKPTQQERETAVRLKLNVIAELVRGKRVIVVDDSVVRGTTTRLKMRQIYDAGAAEVHLRISCPPIRHPCFFGVDFAHRDQLIANGRTVEDIREYLGVDSLHFLSLNGMLACAKHDPKRYCTACWSGDYRIDVEHPTTDTFVEPQQERMFDMAPVPAPGTNGLGR
- a CDS encoding DUF4230 domain-containing protein, which encodes MGILEILGLIAVTFVAGVLLAAAIFTVLRHRAGRKRKLEEPGKVDQTIVLAERVRSVGRLVGLEVMVKEIATASRGFQWMPPLLLSQAKVAMIFHFEKQYSIDLTRIEDGDIEQVGINRFRVVLPEIDGTLRLSDVTPYDIQHGRVLGLFDVIPMTAERQTELMAAAQRDAATLYESKEPKYLAEAKRSVARHLSSLLELFDVKVEVVWRDDVEDVSESMLEPAAVG